One Oncorhynchus nerka isolate Pitt River linkage group LG5, Oner_Uvic_2.0, whole genome shotgun sequence genomic window carries:
- the LOC135571750 gene encoding cilia- and flagella-associated protein 251-like isoform X3 has protein sequence MELNMQTDSSHFLKCILIGIAGCRPPESGLQSSCRNRMINGNRMHLSSISSLKAKGKPSSSGSRESIDSKTKGSGKVVCAQFTARCLNEDGLKDLINPFGEVVKIIMFPALAFVELGSTDQAADIVRYYLSNPVMVKGGQVTFSVSSTFNFLQSSRVLSFSPVPPGKESSAWKRQLLAAAKRFGPVEHSLFLPTQAFVEMTNPLDAQKLVGHHTSKPLKIDEIHIKVAFSSEYNTLPTISDRKSSVRKSSVRKSSDRKSSDRSRKSEDRSKRKRSPSPRRRNLSPRRDSPTTSKRRRSRERYSDRHKERVKSNSGGKGSPRSPSKQISSRNSRSPRRPRSPSKQISGRNSRSPRSHTKERVSSEKKTPGSCKTDPKKNKVSPTSTRSQPPTKEKTPSLSSNVMAKSEEAVVTTDQSKKKTETQEDGATEACDMDSDIEGMAVYGEDGEENSDMGEEEEEEGQVGEKEGEVGEAEGVGGEEEEVVEVEKEEVEKEEVEEEEVEEEESEEEGEVGEKEVEEEEVEEVGEAEGVGERKK, from the exons gtggactccaatcaagttgtagaaacaggatgatcaatggaaacaggatgcacctgagctccatttcgagtctcaaggcaaagg GTAAACCGTCAAGTAGCGGCTCTAGAGAAAGCATAGACTCTAAGACAAAG GGGAGTGGCAAAGTGGTTTGTGCCCAATTTACCGCCCGGTGTCTCAACGAAGATGGTTTGAAGGACCTGATTAATCCGTTTGGGGAAGTTGTGAAAATCATCATGTTCCCTGCTTTG GCGTTTGTGGAGTTGGGCTCAACTGACCAGGCCGCCGATATTGTGAGATACTACCTCAGTAACCCAGTGATGGTGAAAGGAGGACAAGTCACCTTCTCTGTCTCGTCAACATTTAATTTCCTGCAG AGTTCCCGGGTGTTGAGTTTTTCCCCGGTGCCTCCTGGTAAAGAGTCATCCGCGTGGAAGAGACAGTTACTGGCCGCAGCTAAAAGATTTGGACCTGTGGAGCACTCTCTATTCTTACCTACGCAG GCATTTGTGGAAATGACAAATCCACTGGATGCACAGAAGCTGGTTGGACACCATACGTCCAAACCCCTGAAAATAGATGAGATTCATATTAAAGTGGCCTTCTCGTCAGAGTATAATACACTTCC GACCATATCTGACAGGAAGTCTTCAGTCAGGAAGTCTTCAGTCAGGAAGTCTTCAGACAGGAAGTCTTCAGACAGGAGCAGGAAGTCTGAAGATAGATCTAAGAGAAAGAGAAGCCCAAGCCCCAGAAGGCGGAACCTCAGCCCCAGGAGAGATTCCCCAACCACctcaaagaggaggaggagtagagagaggtatagcGACCGTCACAAAGAACGAGTGAAATCAAACAGTGGTGGTAAAGGCAGTCCAAGGTCCCCCAGCAAACAGATCTCCAGCCGGAACTCCAGAAGCCCTCGCAGGCCAAGGTCCCCCAGCAAACAGATCTCCGGCCGGAACTCCAGAAGCCCTCGCTCACATACTAAAGAGAGGGTCTCCAGTGAGAAGAAGACCCCAGGTTCTTGTAAAACAGACCCCAAGAAGAACAAGGTATCTCCCACTTCCACTCGCTCACAACCTCCCACCAAGGAAAAGACCCCATCCCTGTCCTCCAATGTGATGGCGAAGTCTGAAGAGGCTGTCGTCACGACTGACCAGAGCAAGAAAAAAACTGAGACTCAGGAGGATGGAGCCACGGAGGCCTGTGATATGGACAGTGACATCGAGGGGATGGCCGTGtatggggaggatggggaggagaactctgacatgggagaggaggaagaggaagaggggcaagtaggggagaaagagggagaggtaggggaggcagagggagtggggggagaggaagaggaagtagtggaggtagagaaggaagaggtagagaaggaagaggtagaggaggaagaggtagaagaggaagagagtgaggaggagggagaggtaggggagaaagaggtagaggaggaagaggtagaagaggtaggggaggcagagggagtgggggagaggaagaagtag